A region from the Simiduia sp. 21SJ11W-1 genome encodes:
- a CDS encoding GatB/YqeY domain-containing protein, with translation MSTELRTRISDAMKDAMRAREKERLGAIRLIQAEFKRIEVDERIEVDDERALAVLDKMLKQRRDSRSQYEGAGREDLAAVERFEMGVIQGFLPAQLTDAELGLIVDKAIADSGAESMRDMGKAMGLIKPQVAGRADMGDVSKLLKAKLG, from the coding sequence ATGTCTACCGAGCTTAGAACCCGCATTAGCGACGCCATGAAAGATGCCATGCGCGCCCGGGAAAAAGAGCGCCTTGGTGCTATTCGCCTGATTCAGGCGGAATTCAAGCGCATTGAGGTAGACGAGCGCATAGAGGTAGACGACGAGCGGGCCCTGGCCGTGCTCGATAAAATGCTGAAACAGCGCCGCGACAGCCGAAGCCAGTACGAAGGTGCCGGGCGTGAAGATCTGGCCGCCGTTGAGCGCTTTGAAATGGGCGTGATCCAGGGCTTTCTGCCCGCCCAGCTCACCGATGCAGAGCTGGGGCTCATTGTTGATAAGGCCATCGCCGACAGTGGCGCCGAATCCATGCGCGATATGGGCAAAGCCATGGGCCTGATTAAGCCCCAGGTGGCAGGCCGCGCCGACATGGGTGATGTCAGCAAGCTGCTAAAGGCAAAGCTCGGTTAA
- the rpsU gene encoding 30S ribosomal protein S21 — MPSVKIKENEPFDVALRRFKRSCEKAGILAEVRRREFYEKPTTVRKREAAAAVKRHAKKLSRENRKFQRMY, encoded by the coding sequence ATGCCTTCAGTAAAAATTAAAGAAAACGAGCCCTTTGATGTGGCTCTGCGTCGCTTCAAGCGTTCATGTGAAAAAGCCGGTATCCTGGCTGAAGTACGTCGTCGCGAGTTCTACGAAAAGCCCACTACAGTACGTAAGCGCGAAGCTGCGGCCGCTGTAAAGCGTCACGCCAAGAAGCTGTCTCGCGAAAACCGCAAATTTCAGCGGATGTACTAA
- the tsaD gene encoding tRNA (adenosine(37)-N6)-threonylcarbamoyltransferase complex transferase subunit TsaD, translating to MRVLGIETSCDETGIALYDTERGLLADALYSQIAVHSEYGGVVPELASRDHVRKTLPLIQQVLDEAGISRAELDAVAYTAGPGLIGALMVGAGIGRAMAYALGIPAIGVHHMEGHLLAPMLEDNPPAFPFVALLVSGGHTQLVKVEAIGQYALLGESLDDAAGEAFDKTAKMMDLDYPGGPHIARLAESGTPGRFTFPRPMTDRPGLDFSFSGLKTYTLNTVTEQARDNGLPDDQTCADIALAFQEAVVGTLVIKCRRALKQTGYKRLVIAGGVSANKSLREQLEAQLAKIGASVFYARKEFCTDNGAMIAYAGAQRLLAGQQAGLAIDVTPRWPMDQLTGI from the coding sequence ATGCGCGTTTTAGGTATTGAAACCTCCTGTGACGAAACCGGCATCGCCCTCTACGACACAGAGCGCGGCCTGCTGGCCGATGCCCTTTATAGCCAGATTGCCGTGCACAGCGAGTACGGCGGCGTGGTGCCGGAGCTGGCCTCGCGCGATCACGTGCGCAAAACCCTGCCGTTGATCCAACAGGTGCTGGATGAAGCCGGCATCAGCCGAGCCGAGCTGGACGCCGTGGCCTATACCGCAGGCCCGGGCCTGATTGGCGCATTGATGGTGGGCGCAGGCATAGGCCGGGCCATGGCCTACGCCCTGGGTATACCCGCCATTGGCGTGCACCACATGGAGGGCCACCTGCTGGCGCCCATGCTGGAAGACAACCCGCCAGCCTTTCCCTTTGTGGCGCTCTTGGTATCGGGCGGCCACACCCAGCTTGTGAAGGTTGAAGCCATTGGCCAATACGCGCTGCTGGGCGAATCGCTGGACGACGCCGCGGGCGAAGCCTTCGACAAGACCGCCAAGATGATGGACCTCGACTACCCGGGCGGCCCGCACATCGCGCGCCTGGCGGAATCTGGCACGCCCGGGCGCTTTACCTTCCCGCGCCCGATGACCGATCGCCCGGGCCTTGATTTCAGCTTCAGCGGCTTGAAAACCTACACCCTTAATACGGTAACCGAGCAGGCCCGCGACAACGGCCTGCCCGATGATCAAACCTGCGCCGATATCGCCCTGGCCTTTCAAGAGGCAGTGGTGGGCACGCTAGTGATCAAATGCCGTCGCGCACTCAAGCAAACGGGCTACAAGCGTCTGGTGATTGCCGGTGGCGTGTCGGCCAATAAATCCCTGCGTGAACAACTGGAGGCGCAGCTTGCTAAAATTGGCGCCAGCGTATTTTATGCGCGCAAAGAATTCTGCACCGATAACGGCGCCATGATTGCCTACGCCGGCGCCCAGCGCCTGCTGGCCGGTCAGCAGGCAGGGCTTGCCATAGACGTTACCCCGCGCTGGCCCATGGACCAGCTCACCGGCATTTAA
- the folB gene encoding dihydroneopterin aldolase, whose product MNSDRIYIEGLRTETVIGVYDWERSLRQELVFDVCLATDIRPAAKADDITQTLDYKKISDRIIAFTEATDHQLIETLAEQVASLIQAEFGVHWLSLKLSKPGALPRARNVAVYIERGTTPS is encoded by the coding sequence ATGAACAGCGATCGCATTTACATTGAAGGGCTGCGCACCGAAACGGTGATTGGCGTGTACGACTGGGAGCGCAGCCTGCGCCAGGAGCTGGTGTTCGATGTGTGCCTGGCCACCGACATCCGCCCGGCAGCGAAGGCCGACGACATCACCCAAACCCTCGACTACAAAAAAATCAGCGACCGCATCATTGCCTTCACCGAGGCCACCGATCACCAGCTGATTGAAACCCTGGCCGAGCAAGTGGCCAGCCTTATTCAGGCGGAATTTGGCGTGCACTGGCTGAGCCTCAAGCTCTCTAAACCCGGCGCCCTGCCGCGCGCGCGCAACGTGGCCGTGTACATCGAGCGCGGCACAACCCCATCATGA